One genomic segment of Myripristis murdjan chromosome 20, fMyrMur1.1, whole genome shotgun sequence includes these proteins:
- the LOC115378517 gene encoding uncharacterized protein LOC115378517 isoform X1: MCGESNSLISFLNHTREAVLFGSNNHLFACMEAAASTPHHAYGLGPRGPNPSHGAQQAQGPHQATQGPFGAPRAEEQHQQPQQHHKPFFYIQPAQPYLPVQSLQWPVPLPMPVSYNPYCGYPGLGYGMPVMPHYQPSPYVEPPGYVMPHTHLHLMDYRRMLNPHYYQTMAYHARRFRYQHNAPPREMISSEVQTEPLRSNPAASAEDEASNSRTVCNDPDETTSLSTALAVQRVDRRSVDHRDAALSSTTRAPPKSSFVIQTEELRIECCTTPVGLQVLRSHETAELARAFSQDVAQCSSIHEGGLGLCLPADQPEQSRKTCPDILLVGTPSEKIPAVEESRNQMEPVGVASDVGSGVVAQSDAQATRCETDQTVSRSSKGVHFKVLHLPFDLKYPDELSQMESTVWSLEDTCFPTSEWLMENSLMETRMQALTPVAEATQADAVAVRGEVPAVEISMTEDVLTVESPVVELASEADICLATEAPVTEEAPVSDLTPIAEVTLTPVSLFPGNCSPMADVNQQRGRVNYQDHQETSFESLPAYLPSTSWLADFENIYYHSKTPQTPQKQPKPLSSHGAEVPGRRRKLELEYKERPAVLNPKERCKKKAKVDRKSFSDHECFLNRNFSENVLTLCGSKGERLCNRCQAKRRIRISSSPGLDAQILKRKSVPFQPWNDTLLPTCEACKSHSNNKRLAARLSSSDVHRPYHEDDTEGETSENSSCQIGPNWRDPADAKKTFNPKRPLAPKHHTVKCPAALHPKLREKNCACNESQQQPVTWERLYQRPHGNANREMNEENCDVPVPLQDKCRNADQRYLPHRWQTAEKSWKAAVSHPDTDSLKNGARSKHLNKHMKSQPQSQGTHRKDTRW, translated from the exons ATGTGTGGCGAATCCAATTCCCTGATTTCCTTTTTGAATCATACAAGGGAAGCCGTGTTGTTTGGCAGTAATAATCATCTTTTTGCAT GTATGGAGGCAGCAGCGTCCACGCCACATCATGCGTATGGCCTGGGCCCTCGAGGTCCGAATCCATCTCATGGAGCGCAGCAGGCCCAGGGGCCCCACCAGGCCACTCAGGGGCCTTTTGGAGCTCCACGTGCTGaggagcagcaccagcagcctcAGCAACACCACAAACCCTTCTTCTACATACAGCCGGCACAGCCTTATCTGCCCgtgcagagtctgcagtggCCTGTGCCCTTGCCCATGCCCGTGTCCTACAACCCCTACTGTGGCTACCCCGGCTTAG GTTACGGCATGCCTGTGATGCCTCACTATCAGCCGAGCCCGTACGTGGAGCCTCCGGGCTATGTTATGCCTCATACCCACCTCCATCTGATGGACTACAGGCGTATGCTGAACCCCCACTATTACCAAACCATGGCCTATCATGCCCGCAGGTTCCGCTACCAGCACAACGCCCCACCGAGAGAAATGATAAGCTCTGAGGTGCAGACTGAGCCGCTGAGGTCTAACCCCGCGGCCTCCGCCGAGGATGAGGCCTCCAATAGCCGCACGGTCTGCAACGACCCAGACGAAACCACCAGTCTCTCCACAGCCTTGGCAGTGCAGAGAGTGGACAGGCGGTCGGTGGACCACAGGGACGCGGCGCTGTCTTCCACAACCAGAGCACCGCCGAAGAGCAGCTTCGTAATCCAGACAGAGGAGTTGAGGATCGAGTGCTGCACGACCCCGGTGGGACTGCAGGTCCTGCGCTCTCATGAGACCGCAGAGTTGGCTCGTGCTTTCTCCCAAGACGTGGCCCAGTGTAGCTCCATCCATGAGGGTGGACTGGGACTGTGTCTGCCTGCGGATCAGCCAGAGCAGAGCCGCAAAACCTGTCCTGACATCCTGCTGGTGGGAACGCCCTCGGAGAAGATCCCCGCTGTGGAGGAGTCCAGGAACCAGATGGAGCCCGTAGGTGTGGCTTCAGATGTGGGCTCAGGAGTCGTGGCGCAGAGTGATGCCCAGGCGACAAGGTGCGAGACAGATCAGACTGTAAGCAGAAGCTCCAAGGGGGTTCATTTTAAGGTACTCCACCTGCCCTTTGACCTGAAGTATCCGGATGAGCTGAGCCAGATGGAGTCCACTGTGTGGTCACTTGAGGACACGTGCTTtcccacctctgaatggctgatGGAAAATAGCCTCATGGAGACCCGCATGCAAGCGCTGACTCCTGTAGCAGAAGCCACCCAGGCAGATGCAGTGGCGGTGAGAGGAGAGGTTCCTGCAGTTGAGATCTCTATGACGGAGGACGTCCTCACAGTGGAGAGTCCCGTGGTTGAGTTGGCGTCGGAAGCCGATATCTGCCTTGCAACGGAGGCTCCTGTTACAGAAGAGGCTCCTGTGTCAGATCTGACCCCCATAGCTGAGGTCACTCTTACACCCGTCTCTCTGTTTCCGGGCAATTGCTCTCCAATGGCCGATGTGAaccagcagagagggagagtgaattATCAGGATCATCAGGAGACTTCATTCGAGTCGCTGCCTGCCTACCTTCCCTCGACCAGTTGGCTTGCTGATTTTGAGAATATCTACTATCACAGCAAAACACCACAAACTCCTCAGAAGCAGCCCAAACCTCTGAGCAGCCACGGTGCCGAAGTGCCcggcagaagaagaaaactaGAATTGGAGTACAAGGAGCGCCCTGCTGTGCTTAATCCAAAAGAGAGATGCAAAAAGAAAGCCAAGGTGGATCGGAAAAGCTTCTCCGACCACGAATGCTTCCTCAACAGAAACTTCAGTGAGAATGTGCTCACCCTCTGTGGCTCCAAGGGGGAGCGACTTTGTAATCGATGTCAGGCAAAACGCCGGATCCGCATATCCTCCAGCCCGGGACTAGACGCGCAGATCTTGAAAAGAAAATCTGTTCCCTTCCAGCCGTGGAATGACACACTGTTACCGACGTGTGAAGCCTGCAAGTCTCACTCGAACAACAAACGACTGGCGGCGAGGCTTTCCAGCTCTGACGTTCACAGGCCGTATCATGAGGACGACACTGAGGGAGAGACTTCAGAGAACAGCTCATGTCAGATAGGGCCAAACTGGAGGGACCCCGCAGACGCCAAGAAGACCTTTAACCCTAAGAGGCCACTTGCACCGAAGCATCACACGGTGAAGTGTCCCGCAGCACTGCACCCAAAGCTCAGGGAAAAGAACTGCGCCTGTAATGAGTCGCAGCAGCAGCCCGTCACATGGGAGAGGCTGTACCAGCGTCCCCATGGCAACGCCAACAGGGAAATGAATGAGGAGAACTGTGACGTGCCGGTTCCCCTTCAGGACAAATGCAGGAACGCGGATCAGAGATACCTGCCACACAGATGGCAAACTG CAGAGAAGTCATGGAAAGCAGCAGTGTCTCACCCAGACACGGACAGCTTGAAGAATGGAGCCAGATCAAAACACTTgaataaacacatgaaatcaCAACCACAGTCACAAg GAACTCATAGAAAAGACACAAGATGGTGA
- the LOC115378517 gene encoding uncharacterized protein LOC115378517 isoform X2, with amino-acid sequence MCGESNSLISFLNHTREAVLFGSNNHLFACMEAAASTPHHAYGLGPRGPNPSHGAQQAQGPHQATQGPFGAPRAEEQHQQPQQHHKPFFYIQPAQPYLPVQSLQWPVPLPMPVSYNPYCGYPGLGYGMPVMPHYQPSPYVEPPGYVMPHTHLHLMDYRRMLNPHYYQTMAYHARRFRYQHNAPPREMISSEVQTEPLRSNPAASAEDEASNSRTVCNDPDETTSLSTALAVQRVDRRSVDHRDAALSSTTRAPPKSSFVIQTEELRIECCTTPVGLQVLRSHETAELARAFSQDVAQCSSIHEGGLGLCLPADQPEQSRKTCPDILLVGTPSEKIPAVEESRNQMEPVGVASDVGSGVVAQSDAQATRCETDQTVSRSSKGVHFKVLHLPFDLKYPDELSQMESTVWSLEDTCFPTSEWLMENSLMETRMQALTPVAEATQADAVAVRGEVPAVEISMTEDVLTVESPVVELASEADICLATEAPVTEEAPVSDLTPIAEVTLTPVSLFPGNCSPMADVNQQRGRVNYQDHQETSFESLPAYLPSTSWLADFENIYYHSKTPQTPQKQPKPLSSHGAEVPGRRRKLELEYKERPAVLNPKERCKKKAKVDRKSFSDHECFLNRNFSENVLTLCGSKGERLCNRCQAKRRIRISSSPGLDAQILKRKSVPFQPWNDTLLPTCEACKSHSNNKRLAARLSSSDVHRPYHEDDTEGETSENSSCQIGPNWRDPADAKKTFNPKRPLAPKHHTVKCPAALHPKLREKNCACNESQQQPVTWERLYQRPHGNANREMNEENCDVPVPLQDKCRNADQRYLPHRWQTEKSWKAAVSHPDTDSLKNGARSKHLNKHMKSQPQSQGTHRKDTRW; translated from the exons ATGTGTGGCGAATCCAATTCCCTGATTTCCTTTTTGAATCATACAAGGGAAGCCGTGTTGTTTGGCAGTAATAATCATCTTTTTGCAT GTATGGAGGCAGCAGCGTCCACGCCACATCATGCGTATGGCCTGGGCCCTCGAGGTCCGAATCCATCTCATGGAGCGCAGCAGGCCCAGGGGCCCCACCAGGCCACTCAGGGGCCTTTTGGAGCTCCACGTGCTGaggagcagcaccagcagcctcAGCAACACCACAAACCCTTCTTCTACATACAGCCGGCACAGCCTTATCTGCCCgtgcagagtctgcagtggCCTGTGCCCTTGCCCATGCCCGTGTCCTACAACCCCTACTGTGGCTACCCCGGCTTAG GTTACGGCATGCCTGTGATGCCTCACTATCAGCCGAGCCCGTACGTGGAGCCTCCGGGCTATGTTATGCCTCATACCCACCTCCATCTGATGGACTACAGGCGTATGCTGAACCCCCACTATTACCAAACCATGGCCTATCATGCCCGCAGGTTCCGCTACCAGCACAACGCCCCACCGAGAGAAATGATAAGCTCTGAGGTGCAGACTGAGCCGCTGAGGTCTAACCCCGCGGCCTCCGCCGAGGATGAGGCCTCCAATAGCCGCACGGTCTGCAACGACCCAGACGAAACCACCAGTCTCTCCACAGCCTTGGCAGTGCAGAGAGTGGACAGGCGGTCGGTGGACCACAGGGACGCGGCGCTGTCTTCCACAACCAGAGCACCGCCGAAGAGCAGCTTCGTAATCCAGACAGAGGAGTTGAGGATCGAGTGCTGCACGACCCCGGTGGGACTGCAGGTCCTGCGCTCTCATGAGACCGCAGAGTTGGCTCGTGCTTTCTCCCAAGACGTGGCCCAGTGTAGCTCCATCCATGAGGGTGGACTGGGACTGTGTCTGCCTGCGGATCAGCCAGAGCAGAGCCGCAAAACCTGTCCTGACATCCTGCTGGTGGGAACGCCCTCGGAGAAGATCCCCGCTGTGGAGGAGTCCAGGAACCAGATGGAGCCCGTAGGTGTGGCTTCAGATGTGGGCTCAGGAGTCGTGGCGCAGAGTGATGCCCAGGCGACAAGGTGCGAGACAGATCAGACTGTAAGCAGAAGCTCCAAGGGGGTTCATTTTAAGGTACTCCACCTGCCCTTTGACCTGAAGTATCCGGATGAGCTGAGCCAGATGGAGTCCACTGTGTGGTCACTTGAGGACACGTGCTTtcccacctctgaatggctgatGGAAAATAGCCTCATGGAGACCCGCATGCAAGCGCTGACTCCTGTAGCAGAAGCCACCCAGGCAGATGCAGTGGCGGTGAGAGGAGAGGTTCCTGCAGTTGAGATCTCTATGACGGAGGACGTCCTCACAGTGGAGAGTCCCGTGGTTGAGTTGGCGTCGGAAGCCGATATCTGCCTTGCAACGGAGGCTCCTGTTACAGAAGAGGCTCCTGTGTCAGATCTGACCCCCATAGCTGAGGTCACTCTTACACCCGTCTCTCTGTTTCCGGGCAATTGCTCTCCAATGGCCGATGTGAaccagcagagagggagagtgaattATCAGGATCATCAGGAGACTTCATTCGAGTCGCTGCCTGCCTACCTTCCCTCGACCAGTTGGCTTGCTGATTTTGAGAATATCTACTATCACAGCAAAACACCACAAACTCCTCAGAAGCAGCCCAAACCTCTGAGCAGCCACGGTGCCGAAGTGCCcggcagaagaagaaaactaGAATTGGAGTACAAGGAGCGCCCTGCTGTGCTTAATCCAAAAGAGAGATGCAAAAAGAAAGCCAAGGTGGATCGGAAAAGCTTCTCCGACCACGAATGCTTCCTCAACAGAAACTTCAGTGAGAATGTGCTCACCCTCTGTGGCTCCAAGGGGGAGCGACTTTGTAATCGATGTCAGGCAAAACGCCGGATCCGCATATCCTCCAGCCCGGGACTAGACGCGCAGATCTTGAAAAGAAAATCTGTTCCCTTCCAGCCGTGGAATGACACACTGTTACCGACGTGTGAAGCCTGCAAGTCTCACTCGAACAACAAACGACTGGCGGCGAGGCTTTCCAGCTCTGACGTTCACAGGCCGTATCATGAGGACGACACTGAGGGAGAGACTTCAGAGAACAGCTCATGTCAGATAGGGCCAAACTGGAGGGACCCCGCAGACGCCAAGAAGACCTTTAACCCTAAGAGGCCACTTGCACCGAAGCATCACACGGTGAAGTGTCCCGCAGCACTGCACCCAAAGCTCAGGGAAAAGAACTGCGCCTGTAATGAGTCGCAGCAGCAGCCCGTCACATGGGAGAGGCTGTACCAGCGTCCCCATGGCAACGCCAACAGGGAAATGAATGAGGAGAACTGTGACGTGCCGGTTCCCCTTCAGGACAAATGCAGGAACGCGGATCAGAGATACCTGCCACACAGATGGCAAACTG AGAAGTCATGGAAAGCAGCAGTGTCTCACCCAGACACGGACAGCTTGAAGAATGGAGCCAGATCAAAACACTTgaataaacacatgaaatcaCAACCACAGTCACAAg GAACTCATAGAAAAGACACAAGATGGTGA